The following coding sequences lie in one Pseudoxanthomonas sp. SE1 genomic window:
- a CDS encoding amino acid permease: MLRQLLATKHPHAAHEEAEGLSLRRTLGPWGLTALGIGAVIGGGIFVITGQAAANHAGPAIMLSFVLAAICCTFCALAYAEFAAMVPVSGSAYTYTYATLGELTAWFIGWMLVLEYGVSASAVAVSWTGYFLSLLEHFDIFLPKALVSAPLDAQLRPTGAIANVPAAVIVLLLTWLCYVGIRKSSAMNMAMVVLKTGLIVLVIIAGWQYVDPSNWQPFIPANEGPGKFGWDGVLRGAAMVFFAYIGFEAVSVAAQESHRPQKDLPVGMLASLAICTVLYIAMAAVMTGLVPYTALGTAEPVVTAVAAHPELGWLRVTVEIGALIGLSSVVLVMIIGQPRIFMIMARDGLLPPVFTKIHPEYRTPHINTVITGIGIALLAALFPLDVLGELTSMGTLIAFASVCVGVLVLRRTQPDLPRPFRIPMAWLICTLGVLSCLALLSAMTAHNWMLMAVWTAVGFLIYFLYGYRHSRLRGQR, from the coding sequence ATGCTCCGACAGCTCCTCGCCACCAAGCACCCCCATGCCGCCCATGAAGAGGCCGAAGGGCTCAGCCTGCGCCGGACGCTCGGCCCCTGGGGCCTGACCGCGCTCGGCATCGGTGCGGTGATCGGTGGTGGCATCTTCGTCATCACCGGACAGGCGGCGGCCAACCACGCCGGCCCGGCGATCATGCTGTCGTTCGTGCTGGCGGCGATCTGCTGCACGTTCTGTGCGCTGGCGTACGCGGAATTCGCCGCGATGGTGCCGGTGTCCGGCAGCGCCTACACCTACACGTACGCCACGCTGGGTGAACTCACCGCGTGGTTCATCGGCTGGATGCTGGTGCTGGAGTACGGCGTGTCAGCGTCGGCGGTCGCGGTCAGCTGGACCGGTTATTTCCTCAGCCTGCTCGAACACTTCGACATCTTCCTGCCCAAGGCGCTGGTCAGCGCACCACTGGATGCGCAGCTTCGCCCGACCGGCGCCATCGCCAACGTCCCCGCGGCCGTCATCGTGCTGCTGCTGACCTGGCTGTGCTACGTCGGCATCCGCAAGTCGTCGGCCATGAACATGGCGATGGTGGTGCTGAAGACCGGCCTGATCGTGCTGGTCATCATCGCCGGCTGGCAGTATGTCGACCCTTCCAACTGGCAGCCCTTCATTCCCGCCAACGAAGGCCCGGGCAAGTTCGGCTGGGATGGCGTTCTGCGCGGCGCGGCGATGGTGTTCTTCGCCTACATCGGCTTCGAAGCGGTCTCGGTGGCGGCGCAGGAATCGCATCGCCCGCAGAAGGATCTTCCGGTCGGCATGCTGGCCTCGCTGGCCATCTGCACCGTGCTGTACATCGCCATGGCGGCGGTGATGACCGGCCTGGTGCCGTACACGGCCCTGGGCACGGCCGAGCCGGTCGTGACTGCGGTAGCCGCCCATCCCGAACTGGGCTGGCTGCGGGTCACTGTGGAGATCGGCGCCCTGATCGGCCTGTCGTCCGTGGTGCTGGTGATGATCATCGGCCAACCGCGCATCTTCATGATCATGGCCCGCGACGGCCTGCTGCCGCCGGTGTTCACCAAGATCCATCCGGAATACCGCACGCCGCACATCAACACCGTGATCACCGGCATCGGCATCGCGCTGCTGGCGGCGCTGTTCCCGCTCGACGTGCTGGGCGAACTGACCTCGATGGGCACGCTGATCGCGTTCGCCTCGGTCTGCGTCGGCGTGCTGGTGCTGCGCCGTACCCAGCCCGACCTGCCGCGCCCCTTCCGCATTCCGATGGCCTGGCTGATCTGCACGCTGGGCGTGCTGAGCTGCCTCGCGCTGCTGTCGGCGATGACCGCCCACAACTGGATGCTGATGGCGGTCTGGACAGCGGTGGGTTTCCTCATCTATTTCCTGTACGGATATCGCCACAGCCGCCTGCGCGGCCAGCGCTGA
- a CDS encoding amino acid permease: MLKALFRVKPVAPAGHIDAGEPFEGSLDGESSLKRTLTAKHLVLLGVGAVIGAGIFVLTGQAAANHAGPAIMLSFVIAGFACAMAGLCYAEFASMMPVSGSAYSYSYATLGEAVAWFIGWCLVLEYLFASSTVAVGWSGYLVSFLTGTLGVPFPEQLATAPITWANGGFVATSGIINLPAVLIVAAVSGLCYVGITQSAFVNSIIVAIKVVVIAAFLGFGIQYVDPANWTPFIPENTGPGQFGMDGVFRAATIVFFAYIGFDAVSTAAGEAKNPQRDMPKGILGSLAICTVIYIAVCAVLTGMTHYTLLGTAKPVATALEEVLKADPGASVGWLKTAVEIGAIAGLSSVILVMLMAQPRIFYSMARDGLLPRLFGKVHPKFHTPYVGTIIVGVLACLLAGFMPLSVLGELVSMGTLLAFATVCLGVLVLRFTRPDINRPFRVPMFWLICPLGVLACLFLFLQSFMEHWQIFVAWTVLGQLIYFAYGFRNSKLRQKA; this comes from the coding sequence ATGCTCAAAGCTCTGTTCAGGGTCAAGCCGGTCGCACCGGCAGGACATATCGATGCCGGTGAACCTTTCGAAGGCAGCCTGGACGGCGAAAGCAGTCTGAAGCGAACCCTGACCGCCAAGCACCTCGTGCTGCTGGGTGTGGGCGCCGTCATCGGTGCGGGCATCTTCGTACTGACCGGCCAGGCCGCCGCCAACCACGCCGGCCCCGCCATCATGCTGAGCTTCGTGATCGCGGGCTTCGCTTGCGCCATGGCCGGTCTCTGCTACGCCGAGTTCGCCTCGATGATGCCGGTCTCCGGTAGTGCGTACTCGTACTCCTACGCCACCCTGGGCGAGGCCGTGGCCTGGTTCATCGGCTGGTGCCTGGTGCTGGAATACCTGTTCGCATCGTCCACCGTCGCGGTGGGCTGGTCCGGCTACCTGGTGAGCTTCCTCACCGGCACGCTGGGCGTGCCCTTCCCCGAGCAGCTGGCGACCGCGCCGATCACGTGGGCCAATGGCGGATTCGTCGCCACCTCGGGCATCATCAACCTGCCTGCGGTGCTGATCGTCGCTGCGGTCAGCGGCCTGTGCTATGTCGGCATCACCCAGTCGGCCTTCGTCAACTCGATCATCGTCGCGATCAAGGTGGTCGTGATCGCGGCCTTCCTCGGCTTTGGCATCCAGTACGTCGATCCGGCGAACTGGACGCCCTTCATTCCCGAGAACACCGGCCCCGGCCAGTTCGGCATGGACGGCGTGTTCCGCGCGGCGACCATCGTGTTCTTCGCTTACATCGGCTTCGACGCGGTCTCCACCGCCGCAGGCGAAGCCAAGAACCCGCAACGCGACATGCCCAAGGGCATCCTCGGCTCGCTGGCCATCTGCACCGTCATCTACATCGCCGTCTGCGCAGTGCTGACCGGCATGACCCACTACACCCTGCTGGGCACCGCCAAGCCGGTGGCCACGGCACTGGAAGAGGTCCTCAAGGCCGACCCCGGGGCCAGCGTGGGCTGGCTGAAGACCGCAGTGGAAATCGGCGCCATCGCAGGCCTGTCGTCGGTGATCCTGGTCATGCTGATGGCACAGCCGCGCATCTTCTATTCGATGGCCAGGGACGGACTGCTGCCCCGCCTGTTCGGCAAGGTGCACCCGAAGTTCCATACGCCCTACGTCGGCACGATCATCGTTGGCGTGCTGGCCTGCCTGCTGGCCGGCTTCATGCCGCTCAGCGTGCTCGGCGAACTGGTGTCGATGGGGACGCTGCTGGCCTTCGCCACGGTGTGCCTCGGCGTGCTGGTGCTGCGCTTCACCCGCCCCGACATCAACCGGCCATTCCGCGTGCCGATGTTCTGGCTGATCTGCCCGCTGGGCGTGCTCGCCTGCCTGTTCCTGTTCCTGCAGTCGTTCATGGAGCACTGGCAGATCTTCGTGGCCTGGACCGTGCTGGGCCAGCTGATCTACTTCGCCTACGGCTTCAGGAACAGCAAACTCAGGCAGAAGGCCTGA
- a CDS encoding NUDIX hydrolase, whose product MSGDNHDATDPPARKNHAVSAAYTALRTHLADYGRRWPDEQALVVQFLELLDDPANPLVRERLEGHFTGGAWLVSADGRRTLLTHHRKLGRWLQLGGHADGDEDMARVALKEAEEESGLSDLSVDGSIFDLDRHWIPERKDVPGHWHYDIRYVVRANGSEDYVVGEESLDLAWREIAPIADEADESLSRMARKWLACNTA is encoded by the coding sequence ATGTCGGGCGATAATCACGATGCCACCGACCCGCCCGCAAGGAAAAACCACGCCGTGTCAGCTGCTTACACCGCCCTCCGCACACACCTGGCCGACTATGGCCGTCGCTGGCCCGACGAACAGGCGTTGGTCGTGCAGTTTCTCGAACTGCTGGACGATCCGGCCAACCCGCTGGTCCGCGAGCGGCTGGAAGGGCACTTCACCGGTGGCGCCTGGCTGGTCAGCGCCGATGGCCGACGCACGCTGCTGACCCATCACCGCAAGCTCGGCCGATGGCTGCAACTGGGCGGCCATGCCGACGGCGACGAAGACATGGCGCGCGTGGCGCTGAAGGAAGCCGAGGAGGAGTCCGGCCTGTCCGACCTGTCCGTGGACGGCAGCATCTTCGACCTGGACCGTCACTGGATACCCGAACGCAAGGACGTGCCGGGCCATTGGCACTACGACATACGCTACGTGGTGCGTGCCAACGGCAGCGAGGACTACGTGGTCGGCGAGGAGTCGCTGGACCTGGCATGGCGCGAGATCGCACCCATCGCCGATGAGGCCGACGAGTCCCTCAGCCGCATGGCCCGCAAATGGTTGGCGTGCAACACGGCGTAG